The Spirochaetaceae bacterium genome includes a region encoding these proteins:
- a CDS encoding outer membrane lipoprotein-sorting protein has translation MILVTAALLAALAAASPLAAQDAAEVVARADERGAPDNISATITMTITAPSGDQRVIRADSYQKQRSAEREDRLFVFTFPPNVRGMAMLVHSYMEQGDDSMWIYLPDVDRIKRVDLGSSGGGYFLGSDFTFRDMVSRDQAEYQHELLPSAADAYHVVQVRGRTPELRRTFGYTREEHFIRKDNFMRERIVFYDLAGDLLKELIIDEEHAADGWAFPSRVRMLNHQTGHVSEIVFEDLSFSGQIPDRYFTQRYLRQR, from the coding sequence ATGATCCTCGTTACCGCGGCGCTGCTGGCCGCACTGGCGGCGGCGTCCCCGTTGGCGGCCCAGGACGCGGCCGAGGTCGTGGCCCGCGCCGACGAGCGCGGCGCGCCCGACAACATCAGCGCCACCATCACCATGACCATCACCGCCCCGAGCGGCGACCAGCGCGTGATCCGCGCCGACTCCTACCAGAAGCAGCGCAGCGCGGAGCGCGAGGACCGGCTGTTCGTGTTCACCTTCCCGCCCAACGTACGCGGCATGGCGATGCTGGTGCACTCCTACATGGAGCAGGGCGACGACAGCATGTGGATCTACCTGCCCGACGTGGACCGCATCAAGCGTGTCGACCTCGGCTCGTCCGGCGGCGGCTACTTCCTGGGCAGCGACTTCACCTTCCGCGACATGGTGAGCCGCGATCAGGCCGAGTACCAGCACGAGCTGTTGCCGTCCGCCGCCGACGCCTACCACGTGGTGCAGGTGCGCGGGCGCACCCCGGAGCTGCGCCGCACGTTCGGCTATACGCGCGAGGAGCACTTCATCCGCAAGGACAACTTCATGCGCGAGCGGATCGTGTTCTACGACTTGGCCGGCGACCTGTTGAAGGAGTTGATCATCGACGAAGAGCACGCGGCGGACGGCTGGGCGTTCCCGTCGCGGGTGCGGATGCTGAACCACCAGACCGGCCACGTGTCGGAGATCGTGTTCGAGGATCTGTCGTTCTCCGGCCAGATTCCGGACCGCTACTTCACCCAGCGCTACCTGAGGCAGAGGTAG